One Ureaplasma urealyticum serovar 8 str. ATCC 27618 genomic window carries:
- a CDS encoding SMC-Scp complex subunit ScpB, long form has product MSNDKKNKKNSLNDELDLAKYTLHNVSVKNDEDENDLELDWADIDDEIIDNNQQVYQKKRNNHKTRLFLEKDNEINNHGQVGLYKETINQPKALSGKEFLEFVNSKLIQKKVEKSNYDEIDNEFLENRLVKNNNKILREKLKPQNDFNKIFKPKGLDDYIDEQQAEAQKVEFKNDFNNSTKKPKSIKQNSVSFRNSFNLNDLDQKQIVNIKSIIDSTLFLAGEEGVSLQDLKRTTGLGESSQIKLILNELQKDYDADDSGLILVQFGDKFKLLTQSKNKDALSKFVTTSFKTPLSQRNLETLAIIAYNQPTTRAKIQAIRDRDPKPSIDALLKLNLIVEAGRQDTPGHPILYTVSQKFYDLFGIRNLTELPRLNKEIKEFNPIDETTN; this is encoded by the coding sequence ATGAGTAATGATAAAAAAAATAAAAAGAATTCATTAAATGATGAATTAGATTTAGCCAAATATACATTACATAATGTATCTGTAAAAAATGATGAAGATGAAAACGACTTAGAATTGGATTGAGCTGATATTGATGATGAAATCATTGACAACAATCAACAAGTCTATCAAAAAAAACGAAATAATCATAAAACACGTTTGTTTTTAGAAAAAGATAATGAAATAAATAATCATGGACAAGTTGGTTTATATAAAGAAACTATAAATCAACCCAAAGCATTATCTGGCAAAGAATTTTTAGAATTCGTTAATTCTAAATTAATACAAAAAAAAGTAGAAAAAAGCAATTATGATGAAATTGATAACGAATTTTTAGAAAATCGATTAGTTAAAAATAACAATAAAATATTGCGTGAAAAATTAAAACCACAAAATGATTTTAATAAAATATTTAAACCAAAGGGTTTAGATGATTATATAGATGAACAACAAGCAGAAGCTCAAAAAGTTGAATTTAAAAATGACTTTAATAATTCAACTAAAAAACCTAAGAGTATAAAACAAAATAGTGTTTCATTTCGTAATTCGTTTAACTTAAATGATTTAGATCAAAAACAAATTGTAAATATTAAATCTATTATTGATTCAACATTATTTTTGGCAGGTGAAGAAGGCGTATCTTTACAAGATTTAAAAAGAACAACAGGCTTGGGAGAAAGTTCGCAAATTAAATTAATTTTAAATGAATTACAAAAAGATTATGATGCTGACGATTCGGGTTTAATTTTGGTGCAATTTGGCGATAAGTTTAAATTATTAACACAATCTAAAAATAAAGATGCTTTATCAAAGTTTGTAACTACAAGTTTTAAAACACCATTAAGTCAAAGAAATTTAGAAACACTTGCCATTATTGCTTATAATCAACCAACAACACGTGCTAAAATTCAAGCAATTCGTGATCGTGATCCCAAACCATCAATTGATGCGCTTTTAAAATTAAATTTAATTGTAGAAGCTGGGCGTCAAGATACACCTGGGCATCCAATCTTATACACTGTTAGTCAAAAATTTTATGATTTATTTGGAATTAGAAATTTAACTGAATTACCACGATTAAATAAAGAAATTAAAGAATTTAATCCGATTGATGAAACAACTAACTAA
- a CDS encoding lysophospholipid acyltransferase family protein, giving the protein MNFFKNLLWFVAYPFVALYIIVQMILAAIMAKKYKNDPEAVNVNDRYKKIMAIIDAVLYLKNIKVDLIGKENVSIKSMLYIGNHKSNGDPLVLLKALYQISPHNVRFVAKIELQKSFLKFLFNLIDVIYIDRNNLRQAISTIDEQVNALKQTYRGLVIFPEGTRNFSHEFNEFKSGTLTAAYNTLSSIQPFVIFNSQGSFESKDDKKQKLRNNPFKTQHIKVSFLEPIHSFNYINVNKDILMRRIQTNIKKNYDELLKSTIKTN; this is encoded by the coding sequence ATGAATTTTTTTAAAAACTTACTATGATTTGTTGCATATCCTTTTGTAGCATTATACATAATTGTTCAAATGATTTTAGCAGCAATAATGGCTAAAAAATATAAAAACGATCCTGAAGCTGTTAATGTTAATGATCGTTATAAAAAGATTATGGCAATTATTGATGCAGTCTTATATTTAAAAAATATTAAAGTTGATTTAATTGGTAAAGAAAATGTTAGCATCAAAAGTATGTTATATATTGGTAATCATAAATCAAATGGTGACCCGCTAGTTTTACTAAAAGCGCTTTATCAAATTAGCCCACATAATGTGCGCTTTGTTGCTAAAATCGAATTACAAAAATCTTTTTTAAAGTTTTTATTTAATTTAATTGATGTAATTTATATTGACCGTAATAATTTACGACAAGCAATTTCAACGATTGATGAACAAGTTAATGCTTTAAAACAAACTTATCGAGGATTAGTTATTTTTCCAGAAGGTACACGAAATTTTAGCCATGAGTTTAATGAATTTAAATCAGGTACTTTAACTGCTGCTTATAATACATTATCTTCAATTCAACCCTTTGTTATTTTTAATTCACAAGGATCATTTGAATCAAAAGATGATAAAAAACAAAAATTAAGAAATAATCCCTTTAAAACGCAACATATCAAAGTTAGTTTTTTAGAACCAATTCATTCATTTAATTACATTAATGTAAACAAAGATATTTTAATGCGTAGGATTCAAACAAACATTAAAAAAAACTATGATGAATTATTAAAATCAACAATTAAAACAAATTAA
- the lon gene encoding endopeptidase La has translation MKKPILISRAIVVLPYETTTIEVGRPKSIQAIDLAKQSSSKEIIVISQKNIDTDEVVNFDELYKVGTLVKIKSIVDNFDDGYSIEVEGIKAVYINSDSEVIDAIEYEYEDVITNPILSTKDEVAINEINSEIFNTINKRTKHKDITFENMHALISLEKEKFAYLAAATYINDYDGEIKEKTIKDRINILLQPNLLLVHETILHFLFDQLVDKRVIEEEVEKMIADKINNNLQKQQREFFLREKLKVVKEQLGELSSREEDADKIRAKIEQLELPPNVRERALAELNRFESAMSSNESSVIKSYLDWLLDLPWTQQGVDNTDLMSVRTHLDDNHYGIEKVKERILEYLALRMRNPNLKGPIICLVGPPGVGKTSLVTSIAQALNKKFVKVSLGGVRDESEIRGHRKTYVGAMPGRIIKGMKKAGVVNPLFLLDEIDKMTSDQRGDPAAAMLEVLDPEQNKNFSDNYIEEEYDLSKVMFMATANYYQQIPYALIDRLEVIELSSYTAIEKREIAKSHLLKRIFTDAKLNENELIFNDDALDFIINHYTKEAGVRELDRQLGHIVRKYIVETYKNKNNKSKPSVEVDEAVIIKYLGKIKFDFNKKEETTIPGIVNGMAYTAAGGDLLPIEVNHSTNGKGGNITITGNLEKTMNESVSVALGFVKANAEKYGIDTKKVSFKEIDIHVHVPSGGIPKDGPSAGIAITTAIISSLSQRPVRTTLSMTGEIMLRGNVGIIGGVKEKVISAYRAGVREIILPIDDERYLEDVPKYILDDIKIHLVKHYDEVYNIVFGTK, from the coding sequence ATGAAAAAACCTATCCTAATATCACGAGCAATTGTTGTTTTGCCTTATGAAACAACAACAATTGAAGTAGGGCGTCCTAAATCAATTCAAGCAATTGATTTAGCAAAGCAATCTTCAAGTAAAGAAATTATTGTTATTTCACAAAAAAATATTGATACTGATGAAGTTGTTAATTTTGATGAATTATATAAAGTAGGAACATTAGTTAAAATTAAATCTATTGTAGATAATTTTGATGATGGTTATTCAATCGAAGTTGAGGGGATTAAAGCAGTTTATATTAATAGTGATAGCGAAGTTATTGATGCTATCGAATATGAATATGAAGATGTGATTACAAATCCTATTTTATCAACTAAGGATGAAGTAGCAATTAATGAAATTAACTCTGAAATTTTTAATACAATCAACAAGCGCACAAAACATAAAGATATTACTTTTGAAAATATGCATGCTTTAATTTCACTTGAAAAAGAAAAATTTGCTTATCTAGCAGCTGCGACTTATATTAATGATTATGATGGTGAAATTAAAGAAAAAACTATTAAAGATCGAATTAACATTTTATTACAACCTAATTTATTACTAGTTCATGAAACAATTTTACATTTCTTATTTGATCAATTAGTGGATAAACGAGTTATTGAAGAAGAAGTTGAAAAAATGATTGCAGATAAGATTAATAATAATCTGCAAAAGCAACAACGTGAATTTTTCTTGCGTGAAAAACTAAAAGTTGTTAAAGAACAATTGGGCGAATTAAGTAGTCGCGAAGAAGATGCTGATAAAATTCGTGCTAAGATTGAACAATTAGAATTACCACCAAATGTTAGAGAACGTGCTTTAGCAGAATTAAATCGTTTTGAAAGTGCAATGTCATCAAATGAATCATCAGTAATTAAATCATATCTTGATTGATTATTGGATTTACCATGAACACAGCAAGGTGTTGATAATACTGATTTAATGTCTGTTCGAACTCATTTAGATGATAATCACTATGGTATTGAAAAAGTAAAAGAAAGAATTTTAGAATATTTAGCATTACGTATGCGTAACCCTAATCTTAAAGGCCCAATTATTTGTTTAGTTGGTCCGCCAGGGGTTGGTAAAACATCACTTGTTACTTCAATTGCACAAGCTTTAAACAAGAAATTTGTTAAAGTAAGTCTAGGTGGAGTAAGAGATGAATCTGAAATTCGTGGACATCGTAAAACTTATGTTGGAGCAATGCCAGGACGTATTATTAAAGGAATGAAAAAAGCTGGAGTTGTTAACCCATTATTCTTATTAGATGAAATTGATAAAATGACATCTGATCAACGCGGTGATCCAGCTGCTGCAATGCTTGAAGTATTAGACCCAGAACAAAACAAAAACTTCTCAGATAACTATATTGAAGAAGAATATGATTTAAGCAAAGTAATGTTTATGGCTACAGCTAATTATTATCAACAAATTCCTTATGCTTTAATTGATCGTTTAGAAGTAATTGAATTATCAAGTTATACAGCAATTGAAAAACGTGAAATTGCCAAATCACATTTATTAAAACGAATTTTCACTGATGCAAAACTAAATGAAAATGAACTTATTTTTAATGATGATGCTTTAGATTTTATTATTAATCATTACACTAAAGAAGCAGGCGTACGTGAATTAGATCGCCAATTAGGTCATATTGTACGTAAATACATTGTTGAAACTTATAAAAATAAAAACAATAAATCAAAACCAAGTGTTGAAGTTGATGAAGCAGTGATTATTAAATACTTGGGTAAAATTAAATTTGATTTTAACAAAAAAGAAGAAACAACAATTCCTGGAATTGTTAATGGTATGGCTTATACAGCTGCTGGTGGTGATTTATTACCTATTGAAGTTAACCATTCAACAAATGGTAAAGGTGGTAACATCACAATTACAGGTAACCTTGAAAAAACAATGAATGAATCAGTATCTGTTGCTTTAGGTTTTGTGAAAGCAAACGCAGAAAAATATGGTATTGATACTAAAAAAGTTTCTTTTAAAGAAATTGATATTCATGTCCATGTTCCAAGTGGGGGAATTCCAAAGGATGGTCCATCAGCTGGGATTGCAATCACAACAGCAATTATTAGTTCATTAAGTCAAAGACCAGTACGTACAACATTATCAATGACAGGAGAAATTATGTTACGTGGTAATGTTGGAATTATTGGTGGAGTTAAAGAAAAAGTAATCTCAGCATATCGTGCTGGTGTTCGTGAAATCATCTTACCAATTGATGATGAACGTTATTTAGAAGATGTTCCTAAATACATTCTAGATGATATTAAAATTCATTTAGTAAAACATTATGATGAAGTTTATAACATTGTATTTGGTACAAAATAA
- the tig gene encoding trigger factor: protein MKLLNKIKNENSIEFQVLIEKSEWEKKHNEAFEKVAKKTASKLKIPGFRPGKVPVEEAKKHVNEIEVFETTTNDLVPQALTFLEQDESFTSDNSETVDTPSIDILDFKDGELTLKIVYDLYPVATIDSYNDLVLTPIVNEAFDHEVNAEIEHALSSKSQRRVKDENELIEKGDEVRFDFKGMIDNVPFQGGSAKDHLLTIGSNQFIPGFEDQMIGLKVGEQKNLEVKFPDDYHATDLAGRSAVFEVLIKEITSVKPQELNDEFAKSFNLPNVNTVQELKDYIHNQIVLAKQERNSERAWLEIAQQLLAKAKVTPIPQSLIDREVSTLKQQVISQLSQYKIDLKQYLEFSKKSESQFQEDLVKQAKETIALALLVDDIAENQKIVVSDDEVKERIAEMAKLYQGEEEAIIERLSQNPDAVKEFLLHKKVVNYLIDLNKNNQPKDTASTLSKQEDKPKVAKAKTSNTKKVASKK, encoded by the coding sequence ATGAAATTATTAAATAAGATTAAAAATGAAAATTCGATTGAATTTCAAGTTTTAATTGAAAAATCAGAGTGAGAAAAAAAGCATAATGAAGCATTTGAAAAAGTCGCAAAAAAAACAGCTTCAAAATTAAAAATTCCAGGCTTTCGTCCAGGAAAAGTTCCAGTTGAAGAAGCAAAAAAACATGTTAATGAAATTGAAGTTTTTGAAACTACAACAAACGATTTAGTACCTCAAGCTTTAACTTTTTTAGAACAAGATGAATCATTTACAAGTGATAATTCAGAAACTGTTGATACTCCAAGTATCGATATATTAGATTTTAAAGATGGTGAACTTACACTAAAAATTGTTTATGACTTATATCCTGTAGCAACAATTGATAGCTATAATGATTTAGTTTTAACACCAATCGTTAACGAAGCTTTTGATCATGAAGTTAATGCTGAGATTGAACATGCATTAAGTTCTAAATCACAGCGTCGTGTTAAAGATGAAAACGAATTAATCGAAAAAGGTGATGAAGTTCGTTTTGATTTTAAAGGAATGATTGATAATGTACCTTTCCAAGGCGGAAGTGCTAAAGATCATTTGTTAACAATCGGTTCTAATCAATTTATCCCAGGTTTTGAAGACCAAATGATTGGTTTAAAGGTAGGCGAACAAAAAAATCTTGAAGTTAAATTCCCAGATGACTATCATGCAACTGATTTAGCTGGTAGATCAGCAGTATTTGAAGTATTAATCAAAGAAATTACAAGTGTTAAGCCACAAGAATTAAATGATGAATTTGCTAAATCATTTAATTTACCAAATGTTAATACAGTTCAAGAATTAAAAGATTATATCCATAATCAAATTGTTTTAGCAAAACAAGAAAGAAATAGCGAACGTGCTTGATTAGAAATTGCTCAACAATTATTAGCTAAAGCAAAAGTAACACCAATTCCTCAATCATTAATTGATCGTGAAGTTTCAACTTTAAAACAACAAGTTATATCACAACTATCACAATACAAAATTGATTTAAAACAATACTTAGAATTTAGTAAAAAATCAGAATCACAATTTCAAGAAGATTTAGTAAAACAAGCTAAAGAAACAATTGCTTTAGCATTGTTAGTTGATGATATCGCTGAAAATCAAAAAATTGTTGTTTCTGATGATGAAGTCAAAGAACGTATTGCTGAAATGGCTAAACTATATCAAGGTGAAGAAGAAGCTATTATTGAACGATTATCACAAAATCCTGATGCTGTTAAAGAGTTCTTACTACACAAAAAAGTTGTTAACTACTTAATTGATTTAAATAAAAATAATCAGCCAAAAGACACTGCTTCTACACTTTCAAAACAAGAAGATAAACCAAAAGTAGCAAAAGCAAAAACGTCAAATACTAAAAAAGTTGCTAGCAAAAAATAA
- a CDS encoding segregation and condensation protein A — MSQNQMQNSLFEYKFIDFNGPLDTLCVLIKQKRLDINNLDILELSKQYLNFVNQLIKTIDIDVLGDHLAMASYLIELKTRMLMPSIDEKQILNIEEDRQNLIDRLIEYNGYKNLTEHLKQRLDFRATMIDLPQQDYEPFYSEDVVYKPLPNCLDPIILKNIMDKIIYENELKNYEIDEIKVQEYDINQLEWLLLNYLNQSPNQQASMFSFFNVQASVDKNKRFFVMMFLIILILINRNEILFEEIENDYLLKINNEKIIDDYNSSSIEQAKNLTNDLT, encoded by the coding sequence ATGAGTCAAAACCAAATGCAAAATAGTTTATTTGAATATAAATTTATTGATTTTAATGGTCCATTAGATACATTATGTGTTCTAATTAAACAAAAACGTTTAGACATTAATAATTTAGATATTTTAGAATTATCAAAACAATATCTTAATTTTGTTAATCAACTAATCAAAACAATTGATATTGATGTTTTAGGCGATCACTTAGCAATGGCTTCATATTTAATTGAACTTAAAACAAGAATGTTAATGCCAAGTATCGATGAAAAACAAATTTTAAATATTGAAGAAGATCGTCAAAATTTAATTGATCGTTTAATTGAATATAATGGTTATAAAAATTTGACCGAACATTTAAAACAACGTCTTGATTTTAGAGCAACTATGATTGATTTACCACAACAAGATTATGAACCATTTTATTCAGAAGATGTCGTTTATAAACCTTTGCCAAATTGTTTAGATCCCATAATTTTAAAAAATATTATGGATAAAATTATTTATGAAAATGAATTAAAAAATTATGAGATTGATGAAATTAAAGTTCAAGAATACGATATTAATCAATTAGAATGATTATTATTAAATTATTTAAACCAATCTCCCAATCAACAAGCAAGTATGTTTAGTTTTTTTAATGTACAAGCAAGTGTTGATAAAAACAAACGTTTTTTTGTCATGATGTTTTTAATCATTTTAATTTTAATTAATCGTAATGAAATTTTATTTGAAGAAATAGAAAACGATTATTTACTAAAAATTAATAATGAAAAAATTATTGATGATTATAATTCTAGTAGCATAGAACAAGCTAAAAATTTAACAAACGATTTAACATAA
- the cmk gene encoding (d)CMP kinase, which translates to MKKYINVAIDGPSGSGKSTAAKGLANKLGFLYINTGLMYRAYAYFLNENNLDINTNETACIEAIKNARFIFNGDDVKIDDQDVSDILRSNDVAMLASVVAANAKIRDLATNEQRKIASENNVVMDGRDIGSIVLVDADLKFYLNTSIQTRAKRRLAQNKDIEKLDYESIYNDIKERDYRDMTRDIAPLKKAIDAIEIFNDNMNLDQCVAHLYEIYLNKIKKS; encoded by the coding sequence ATGAAAAAATATATTAACGTCGCTATTGATGGACCATCAGGTTCTGGAAAAAGTACAGCAGCAAAAGGATTGGCTAATAAATTAGGTTTTTTATATATTAATACCGGCTTAATGTATCGTGCTTATGCTTATTTTTTGAATGAAAATAACTTAGATATTAACACTAATGAAACAGCATGTATTGAAGCTATTAAAAATGCTCGTTTTATTTTTAATGGTGATGATGTTAAAATCGATGATCAAGATGTTAGTGATATTTTAAGAAGTAATGATGTTGCTATGCTTGCTAGTGTTGTAGCTGCTAATGCAAAAATTCGTGATTTAGCAACTAATGAACAACGCAAAATTGCTAGCGAAAACAATGTTGTTATGGATGGGCGGGATATTGGAAGTATTGTTTTAGTTGATGCAGATCTTAAATTTTATTTAAATACAAGTATTCAAACACGTGCTAAACGACGCTTAGCTCAAAATAAAGATATTGAAAAATTAGATTATGAATCAATATATAACGATATTAAAGAACGTGATTATCGTGATATGACTCGTGACATTGCTCCACTTAAAAAAGCAATTGATGCTATTGAAATTTTTAATGATAATATGAATTTAGATCAATGTGTTGCACATTTGTATGAAATTTATTTAAATAAAATCAAAAAAAGCTAA
- the dnaK gene encoding molecular chaperone DnaK translates to MAKEIILGIDLGTTNSCVAVIENKKPIVLENPEGKRTVPSVVSFNGDEVLVGDAAKRKQITNPNTVSSIKRLMGTKEKVTILNKEYTPEEISAKILSYIKDYAEKKLGTKINKAVITVPAYFDDAQRQATKNAGIIAGLTVERIINEPTAAALAYGIDKLDKEQKILVFDLGGGTFDVSVLDMADGTFEVLSTSGDNHLGGDDWDQVIINWLLKSIADEFNIDLSKNKMAMQRLKDAAEKAKIELSGVNTTTISLPFIAMDSSGQPINFEKELNRATFDNLTKNLIERLKKPVLDAMKESKLSLADIDQVLMVGGSTRMPAVQNLVKELTGKEPNHSLNPDEVVAIGAAIQGGVLAGEIDDILLLDVTPLTLSIETMGGVATPLIPRNTKIPVSKSQVFSTAADNQPSVDIRIVQGERSLAADNKLLGNFELSGIEPAPRGVPQIEIKFNIDANGIMSVNAKDLKTQKETSITIKDSQGLSQEEIDKMIKEAEENKEKDAKVKHERELVNRADSLINQLEQVVKTENVPQEQKDAFNKQIEELTNARDAQDYTKLEAEVKKVEDLLANAAKFAQQTQQQDPNNQKDDVTEATVTDDSTKK, encoded by the coding sequence ATGGCAAAAGAAATTATTTTAGGAATTGATTTAGGTACAACAAATTCATGTGTGGCTGTGATTGAAAATAAAAAGCCAATTGTTTTAGAAAATCCAGAAGGAAAACGTACAGTTCCATCTGTAGTTTCATTTAATGGTGATGAAGTATTAGTTGGAGATGCTGCAAAACGTAAACAAATAACTAATCCAAATACTGTTTCATCTATTAAACGTTTAATGGGGACAAAAGAAAAAGTAACAATTTTAAATAAAGAATATACTCCAGAAGAAATTTCAGCAAAAATTTTAAGCTATATTAAAGATTATGCAGAAAAGAAATTAGGAACAAAAATTAATAAAGCTGTTATTACAGTTCCAGCATACTTTGATGATGCACAACGTCAAGCTACAAAAAATGCAGGGATCATTGCAGGATTGACTGTTGAAAGAATTATTAACGAACCAACAGCTGCTGCTTTAGCTTATGGTATTGATAAATTAGATAAAGAACAAAAAATCTTAGTATTCGACTTAGGTGGGGGTACATTTGACGTATCAGTTTTAGATATGGCAGATGGCACATTTGAAGTATTATCAACAAGTGGTGATAACCATTTAGGTGGGGACGATTGAGATCAAGTTATTATTAATTGATTATTAAAATCAATTGCTGATGAATTTAATATTGATTTAAGTAAAAACAAAATGGCTATGCAACGTTTAAAAGATGCTGCTGAAAAAGCTAAAATTGAATTATCGGGCGTAAACACAACAACTATTTCATTACCTTTTATTGCAATGGATAGTTCTGGTCAACCAATTAATTTTGAAAAAGAATTAAATCGTGCAACATTCGACAATTTAACTAAAAATTTAATTGAAAGATTAAAAAAACCTGTTTTAGATGCAATGAAAGAATCTAAACTATCACTTGCTGATATTGACCAAGTTTTAATGGTTGGTGGTTCAACACGTATGCCAGCTGTACAAAATTTAGTTAAAGAATTAACGGGCAAAGAACCAAATCATTCATTAAATCCTGATGAAGTTGTTGCGATCGGTGCAGCTATTCAAGGTGGGGTATTAGCTGGAGAAATTGATGATATTTTATTACTTGATGTAACTCCACTTACTTTATCAATCGAAACAATGGGCGGTGTGGCAACACCTTTAATTCCAAGAAATACAAAAATTCCAGTAAGCAAATCACAAGTTTTCTCAACAGCTGCTGATAATCAACCAAGTGTTGATATAAGAATTGTTCAAGGTGAACGTTCATTAGCTGCAGATAACAAATTATTAGGGAATTTTGAATTAAGTGGAATTGAACCTGCACCACGTGGTGTTCCACAAATAGAAATTAAATTCAATATTGATGCTAATGGAATCATGAGTGTTAATGCAAAAGATTTAAAAACTCAAAAAGAAACATCAATTACAATTAAAGACTCACAAGGTTTAAGTCAAGAAGAAATTGACAAAATGATTAAAGAAGCTGAAGAAAACAAAGAAAAAGATGCTAAAGTAAAACATGAACGTGAATTAGTAAATCGTGCTGATAGTTTAATTAATCAATTAGAACAAGTTGTAAAAACTGAAAATGTACCTCAAGAACAAAAAGATGCATTTAATAAACAAATTGAAGAATTAACAAATGCTCGTGATGCTCAAGATTATACAAAACTAGAAGCTGAAGTTAAAAAAGTTGAAGATTTATTGGCTAATGCAGCAAAATTTGCGCAACAAACTCAACAGCAAGATCCAAATAATCAAAAAGACGATGTCACAGAAGCAACTGTAACTGATGACTCAACAAAAAAATAA
- a CDS encoding YbhB/YbcL family Raf kinase inhibitor-like protein, whose amino-acid sequence MVEDKFLKQIKEGEQIKIEIKGLDEFNNFDEQSYGLNNISPQMRWSPVLEAASYAVAIIDYEAVGGAPFVHWYALNIFEPQLELNVANLGYANLYQGENSTSKHFTHSTVDANYQTDVANNYFPPCPPNKAHKYEIKIYAVHHKMSTNRNKILYLDDFEAKLNEAKIIAMGSTYVYAPQISFENNELVVGSLEHKHPYLFTDAKNEYHVIEDVIVDDIEKNVYDETQLNNFQDLEQAKIKIIDSSDALSYAVIISSNHTFKKYGRPIINYAHIVEKKSNKRIKFNNSYKLNHAFSDISPSKYEHLGNELLILKDNDANIESGLFTIHVFGLNKKINQLNKVENPTDSIIDLFEMISGNVISYKAKFFKL is encoded by the coding sequence ATGGTAGAAGATAAATTTTTAAAACAAATTAAAGAAGGCGAACAAATTAAAATCGAAATCAAAGGTTTAGATGAGTTTAACAATTTTGATGAACAAAGCTATGGTTTAAATAACATTTCACCTCAAATGCGTTGATCACCAGTACTTGAAGCAGCAAGCTATGCAGTTGCAATTATTGATTATGAAGCAGTTGGTGGTGCACCATTTGTTCATTGATATGCTTTAAATATTTTTGAACCACAATTAGAGTTAAATGTCGCAAATTTAGGTTATGCTAATTTATATCAAGGTGAAAATTCAACTTCAAAACATTTCACACACTCAACAGTGGATGCAAATTATCAAACTGATGTCGCAAATAATTACTTCCCTCCTTGCCCACCAAACAAAGCACATAAATATGAAATTAAAATTTATGCTGTACATCACAAAATGTCAACGAACCGAAACAAAATTTTATATTTAGATGATTTTGAAGCAAAACTAAATGAAGCAAAAATTATTGCAATGGGCTCTACTTATGTTTATGCTCCACAAATTAGTTTTGAAAATAATGAATTAGTTGTTGGTTCATTAGAACACAAACACCCATATTTATTTACTGACGCTAAAAATGAATATCATGTAATTGAAGATGTAATTGTTGATGATATTGAAAAAAATGTTTATGATGAAACACAATTAAATAATTTTCAAGATTTAGAACAAGCAAAAATTAAAATTATTGATTCTAGTGATGCTTTATCATACGCAGTTATTATTAGCTCAAACCATACATTTAAAAAATATGGTCGTCCAATTATCAACTATGCTCATATTGTTGAAAAAAAGAGTAATAAACGAATTAAATTCAATAATTCTTATAAATTAAACCACGCTTTTAGTGATATTAGTCCTTCAAAATATGAACATTTAGGTAATGAGTTATTAATTTTAAAAGACAATGATGCTAATATTGAAAGTGGTTTGTTTACAATTCATGTTTTTGGATTAAATAAAAAAATTAATCAATTAAATAAAGTTGAGAATCCAACAGATTCAATTATTGATTTATTTGAAATGATTAGTGGTAATGTCATTTCTTATAAAGCTAAATTCTTTAAATTATAA